The Streptomyces sp. Alt3 genome has a segment encoding these proteins:
- a CDS encoding beta-ketoacyl synthase N-terminal-like domain-containing protein — MTATVSRVFVTGVGIISPAGAGRQAYWDGLCSAAPHFDELPPLYAGMKPGALGAWVPESAREAAIAATKSEAGAKPRLAEVYAMYAATEAIEDAGFLAGDPSLSRSVVCVGTSDGQADALEAIYAGNGDGSSRFSSAGIPSSVAQVVGSAGPAFAVQATCASTNAALSCARDALVSGIAETAVVVGCDAYSQKNIIGFSSLQAIGPTGCRPFSRDRRFVTPAEGAGALVLQTERSLRQDQHPYAELVAASISNDASHPTTPDPAGVRRCHRRALEEAGLEASHIDVIYAHGTGSRINDEIEGRIFVDDFAHAAVTAVKGTIGHMMGAAGAAGAVAACLTLRHCLVPPTVVDPSEIELDLNLVTGAARPVPNVCYVQNNAFGFGGNNAISIFRRMS, encoded by the coding sequence ATGACAGCCACCGTGTCGAGGGTGTTTGTGACGGGTGTCGGAATTATCTCACCCGCAGGAGCAGGCAGGCAGGCCTACTGGGACGGCCTCTGCTCAGCAGCACCCCACTTCGACGAACTGCCGCCCCTCTACGCGGGAATGAAGCCCGGAGCGCTGGGAGCATGGGTACCGGAGTCGGCCCGCGAGGCCGCTATCGCTGCGACCAAGAGCGAGGCGGGTGCGAAGCCTCGGTTGGCGGAGGTCTACGCCATGTACGCCGCGACGGAAGCCATCGAGGACGCCGGCTTCCTCGCCGGAGACCCCTCGCTGTCCCGATCTGTGGTGTGCGTCGGAACCAGTGACGGCCAGGCCGACGCCCTTGAGGCGATCTACGCGGGCAATGGTGACGGATCCTCACGTTTCTCGAGCGCCGGCATCCCGTCCTCCGTTGCCCAGGTCGTCGGAAGTGCCGGGCCGGCCTTCGCGGTACAGGCGACCTGCGCATCGACGAACGCCGCCCTCTCATGCGCGCGGGATGCGCTCGTTTCGGGCATAGCCGAGACTGCGGTGGTGGTGGGCTGCGATGCCTATTCGCAGAAGAACATTATCGGTTTCAGCAGCCTGCAGGCCATCGGTCCGACGGGATGCCGACCCTTCTCAAGGGACCGACGCTTCGTCACCCCCGCCGAGGGTGCAGGAGCACTGGTCCTTCAGACGGAGCGCTCCTTGCGGCAGGACCAGCATCCCTACGCGGAACTAGTTGCGGCATCGATCAGCAACGACGCCAGCCACCCGACAACGCCTGATCCTGCAGGGGTCAGGAGATGCCATCGCCGTGCGCTTGAAGAGGCGGGCCTCGAAGCGTCCCACATCGATGTCATCTACGCCCACGGCACCGGCAGCCGCATCAACGACGAGATTGAGGGACGCATCTTCGTCGACGACTTTGCCCACGCCGCGGTGACGGCCGTGAAGGGAACAATCGGGCACATGATGGGCGCTGCGGGCGCAGCCGGTGCCGTGGCAGCCTGCTTGACGCTGAGGCATTGCCTGGTGCCGCCCACCGTGGTCGATCCAAGCGAGATCGAACTCGACCTGAATCTCGTCACCGGGGCCGCCCGACCGGTTCCGAATGTCTGTTACGTTCAGAACAACGCATTCGGATTCGGCGGAAACAACGCGATCAGCATCTTTCGGCGGATGTCGTGA
- a CDS encoding LLM class flavin-dependent oxidoreductase, protein MTTSREAPRDDDKRLCGLSVPLGVGGSWEKEGWRAVVEAARIAELCGFHSIWLTHGDCGVAAAQPNPVLVAAAVSVSTQHIRVRVERAEQPEHDPLRIAEDWSVVDNLSNARVELLSRVGRRKEGAHSDGIDRARAQILSTRHLWSGKHVLRAGPEEEEYSVHTYPAPQHADPVFWLAECGDGLGLKLSAELNTGVYITDDLTFDQIAERVVLSEEQFRAVNGRPGRVAVAAGTALSPEEIQGIHALGVEEVVHELDIEAARGRLTEAITELAHTNDLMAMSAIARRD, encoded by the coding sequence ATGACGACTTCGCGTGAGGCGCCGCGCGACGACGATAAACGGCTCTGCGGGCTTTCGGTACCACTCGGCGTCGGTGGCAGTTGGGAGAAAGAGGGCTGGCGGGCGGTGGTGGAAGCCGCGCGTATCGCGGAGCTCTGTGGCTTCCACTCTATATGGCTAACCCATGGTGACTGTGGCGTCGCCGCGGCCCAGCCGAATCCTGTGCTCGTAGCCGCAGCCGTATCGGTCAGCACCCAGCACATCCGGGTGCGTGTCGAAAGAGCGGAGCAACCGGAACATGACCCTCTGCGAATAGCGGAGGACTGGTCAGTCGTGGACAACCTCTCGAACGCGCGCGTAGAGCTGCTCTCGAGGGTCGGGCGCCGAAAGGAGGGGGCTCATTCCGATGGTATCGATCGTGCCCGTGCGCAGATCCTCTCGACCCGTCACCTTTGGAGCGGAAAGCACGTGCTACGAGCCGGACCCGAGGAGGAGGAGTACAGCGTTCACACATACCCTGCTCCGCAGCATGCCGATCCGGTGTTCTGGCTTGCCGAGTGTGGCGATGGGCTTGGACTCAAACTTTCCGCGGAGTTGAACACCGGCGTCTACATCACCGATGACCTTACCTTCGATCAGATCGCGGAGCGGGTCGTGCTGTCGGAAGAACAGTTCCGGGCAGTGAACGGAAGGCCGGGGAGAGTGGCTGTCGCGGCTGGCACGGCACTGAGCCCGGAAGAGATCCAGGGAATCCATGCCCTCGGCGTCGAGGAAGTCGTACACGAGCTCGACATCGAAGCGGCCCGCGGCCGTCTCACAGAGGCCATTACAGAGCTCGCGCACACCAACGACTTGATGGCGATGAGCGCGATCGCGCGGCGAGACTGA
- a CDS encoding acyl carrier protein — translation MFDARFEAILRSVAEITEDLVITSEQNLRNELGVDSLKLMDLIVNLESEYSIELSDDVSANVATVEELWLAVSREAG, via the coding sequence ATGTTCGATGCCCGATTCGAAGCCATACTGCGGTCCGTCGCAGAAATTACGGAGGATCTCGTGATCACCAGCGAGCAGAACCTGCGGAATGAACTGGGCGTCGATTCGCTGAAACTCATGGATCTCATCGTGAACCTAGAGAGCGAGTACAGTATCGAGTTGAGCGATGACGTTTCGGCGAATGTGGCAACCGTCGAAGAGCTTTGGCTTGCGGTCAGCCGGGAGGCGGGCTGA
- a CDS encoding phosphopantetheine-binding protein, which yields MGTETIDAQLEGIIREYCPDIEPHIPIHPDDNLKDFGLNSVGTIGILVAVEQAFNVALSDEDLSFETFKSIRSLRITVLKYLA from the coding sequence ATGGGCACAGAAACGATTGATGCACAGTTGGAAGGCATTATCAGGGAGTATTGCCCAGATATCGAACCCCATATTCCTATCCACCCGGATGACAACCTGAAGGACTTCGGCTTGAACTCGGTGGGTACGATCGGAATCCTCGTGGCAGTGGAGCAAGCCTTCAATGTCGCCCTCTCCGATGAGGATCTTTCTTTTGAGACCTTCAAGAGTATCCGTAGCCTACGGATCACGGTACTGAAGTATCTTGCGTAG
- a CDS encoding ATP-binding cassette domain-containing protein — MKRVVSLWAELFALSWRRTPGVVAGNLAVLSLGVVATSGTAVALARAVDGMAGGNRTAAVVGAAAAAVCYAVSHMSGLMSGTLRVVAVERVGFTDVNSEIYRDIGTLQGLEHLERTDFLDRVTTVSRSAWGITNSLWGAIGMLADTLQLVVLLCLLGTVSPWLLLLLPAACLPLLANYRAQRLVTAAETETAEDFRLQRHLFELATDAGAGKEIRVAGATAALAERQSAAWDRAMRARYWARLRASAVKAAGWAVFTTGFGGGLGLVVWQAAHGQGSSGDVVLTITVAATLRQAVQQTLARAGETLDGMRLVEPFLWLRAYAARDRARTRGTETAPGSLREGIRLEQVTYTYPGTDRTALDAVSCTLPAGAVVAVVGEYGSGKTTLVKLLAKFYRPDSGRITVDGYDLATLDTDAWRARISAAFQDFGRFRTVFAETVGLGDLPHKDEPSRIAEAVAAADAESVVGSLPEGLDTRLGRELGGVDLSEGQWQKTALARAAMRQSPLLFVLDEPTASLDAPSEEEIFQRYMDRARSLAARTGAVTVIVSHRFSTLSGADLILVLDRGRLAEQGTHEELLALGGRYADLYGIQATAYTAS; from the coding sequence ATGAAGCGCGTCGTGTCCCTCTGGGCGGAACTCTTCGCCCTGTCCTGGCGCCGCACGCCCGGCGTCGTTGCCGGGAACCTCGCCGTACTCTCGCTCGGAGTGGTGGCGACCAGCGGCACCGCCGTCGCCCTGGCGCGGGCTGTGGACGGGATGGCGGGCGGCAACCGGACGGCAGCAGTCGTCGGCGCCGCGGCAGCCGCCGTCTGTTATGCCGTCTCCCACATGAGCGGCCTCATGTCCGGCACCCTGCGGGTGGTGGCCGTCGAGCGCGTCGGTTTTACGGACGTGAACAGCGAGATTTATCGCGACATCGGCACCCTGCAAGGTCTGGAGCACTTGGAGCGCACCGACTTCCTGGACCGGGTCACCACCGTGAGCCGCTCCGCGTGGGGGATCACCAACAGTCTGTGGGGTGCCATCGGTATGCTCGCCGACACCCTGCAGCTCGTTGTGCTGCTCTGCCTTCTCGGCACGGTCAGCCCCTGGCTGCTGCTGCTCCTGCCCGCTGCCTGTCTGCCGCTGCTCGCCAACTACCGCGCCCAGCGCCTGGTCACCGCCGCGGAGACTGAAACCGCCGAGGACTTCCGACTGCAGCGCCATCTCTTCGAACTGGCTACCGACGCCGGCGCCGGCAAGGAGATCCGGGTCGCGGGCGCCACCGCCGCGCTCGCCGAACGGCAGTCCGCCGCCTGGGATCGGGCGATGCGCGCACGCTACTGGGCCCGGCTGCGGGCGTCGGCGGTCAAGGCCGCCGGCTGGGCCGTCTTCACCACGGGCTTCGGCGGCGGACTCGGACTGGTGGTGTGGCAGGCCGCACACGGGCAGGGCAGCTCAGGGGACGTGGTCCTCACCATCACGGTGGCGGCCACCCTGCGCCAGGCGGTACAGCAGACCCTGGCCCGCGCCGGGGAGACCCTCGACGGGATGCGTCTGGTCGAACCGTTCCTGTGGCTGAGGGCCTACGCCGCCCGGGACCGCGCCCGCACCAGGGGGACCGAGACCGCCCCCGGTTCACTGCGCGAGGGTATCCGCCTGGAGCAGGTCACGTACACCTATCCCGGCACCGACCGCACCGCGCTCGATGCGGTCTCGTGCACGCTGCCGGCCGGAGCAGTGGTGGCGGTCGTGGGCGAGTACGGATCCGGCAAGACGACCCTGGTCAAGCTGCTGGCCAAGTTCTACCGCCCCGACTCCGGCCGGATCACGGTGGACGGGTACGACCTGGCCACACTGGACACTGATGCGTGGCGCGCCCGCATCAGCGCCGCCTTCCAGGACTTCGGCCGGTTCCGCACGGTCTTCGCGGAGACGGTGGGCCTCGGCGACCTGCCTCACAAGGACGAGCCCAGCCGGATCGCCGAGGCGGTGGCCGCGGCGGACGCCGAGTCGGTTGTGGGCAGCCTTCCAGAGGGACTGGACACCCGCCTCGGCAGGGAACTCGGCGGCGTCGACCTCTCCGAGGGACAGTGGCAGAAGACGGCGTTGGCACGCGCTGCCATGCGTCAGAGCCCGCTCCTGTTCGTCCTCGATGAGCCGACGGCGTCGCTTGACGCCCCCAGCGAGGAGGAGATCTTCCAGCGCTACATGGACCGTGCCCGCAGTCTCGCCGCCCGCACCGGAGCCGTCACGGTGATCGTGTCCCACCGTTTCTCAACCCTCAGCGGTGCCGACCTCATCCTGGTCCTGGACCGGGGCCGCCTGGCCGAACAGGGCACTCACGAGGAACTGCTCGCTCTCGGCGGGCGCTACGCCGACCTTTATGGAATCCAGGCGACTGCCTATACGGCGAGCTGA
- a CDS encoding ABC transporter ATP-binding protein, translating into MRIVFLRPLRAAGPVLLTALLTLLLLQALLPAATALAMGELVGRVRGVPGEELWQAVLWPLLAFTGLLLGTHLLECLTEPLDFLARARADGDHRRRLLLRAASTPTLEVLERPGTRQLLRTAAADPENWTERKPSDGAVAQLRLLCAAVGFGASAVVLAGYAWWAVPVLVVPAVALRVHFGRSISAFVRRWLAGTGAWDQMMVWASALASGGAGKDVRVFGLGEWMVGRMRHHLLEMFEPVWREHIRHLWRCLAHGAVVLAVLLCVFVPAASSAAGGESTVAAATAALSAGWSLFTLAEYCDPRDVVGARACLEATAELERLLPVRPAAGAADLAEGPFTVRFEDVSFRYPGTDRTVLDRLDLEIAPGELLAIVGMNGAGKSTLIKLLAGLYTPTSGRITAGGTDLADLGPETWRRHVSMVFQDFVRYELSAAENVVLGRADRPRDEQALARAAADAGLSPVLQRLPAGWDTPLARSRTGGVDLSGGQWQQIVLARALYAVHSGAGLLVLDEPTAHLDVRTEFDVFARLARRRGDTGVVLISHRLSTVRQADRIVLLDGGRITEQGTHDELMALGGTYAEMFHIQAERFRRGYDDRLDGPPDDRPGTATTQGESA; encoded by the coding sequence ATGCGCATCGTCTTCCTCCGCCCGCTGCGAGCCGCCGGGCCCGTCCTCCTCACCGCGCTTCTCACCCTCCTGCTGCTACAGGCCCTGCTGCCGGCCGCCACCGCACTCGCCATGGGAGAACTGGTCGGACGCGTGCGCGGCGTCCCCGGCGAGGAACTGTGGCAGGCCGTGCTTTGGCCGCTGCTGGCCTTCACCGGGCTGCTGCTCGGCACCCACCTCCTGGAGTGCCTCACCGAACCGCTCGACTTCCTGGCCCGCGCGCGGGCCGACGGCGACCACCGCAGACGGCTGCTGCTGCGCGCGGCCAGCACGCCGACGCTGGAGGTACTGGAGCGGCCCGGCACCCGGCAACTGCTGCGTACCGCCGCAGCCGATCCCGAGAACTGGACAGAGCGCAAACCGTCGGACGGGGCCGTCGCCCAGCTCCGGCTGCTCTGCGCGGCCGTCGGCTTCGGTGCCTCGGCCGTCGTCCTGGCTGGCTATGCCTGGTGGGCGGTGCCGGTCCTGGTGGTTCCCGCCGTCGCCCTGAGGGTGCATTTCGGCCGCTCCATTTCCGCCTTCGTCCGCCGCTGGCTCGCCGGGACCGGGGCGTGGGACCAGATGATGGTATGGGCCTCCGCCCTGGCGTCGGGGGGGGCTGGCAAGGACGTACGCGTCTTCGGTCTCGGCGAATGGATGGTGGGCCGCATGCGCCACCATCTGCTGGAGATGTTCGAACCGGTGTGGCGGGAGCACATTCGGCATCTGTGGCGCTGCCTCGCCCATGGTGCGGTCGTCCTGGCGGTGCTGCTGTGCGTGTTCGTCCCGGCGGCCTCCTCGGCGGCCGGCGGGGAGAGCACGGTCGCGGCGGCGACGGCGGCACTCAGCGCGGGCTGGTCGCTGTTCACGCTCGCCGAGTACTGCGATCCCCGCGATGTCGTGGGAGCCCGAGCCTGTCTGGAGGCCACCGCCGAACTGGAACGTCTGCTGCCCGTGAGGCCGGCGGCCGGGGCGGCGGACCTCGCCGAAGGTCCCTTCACCGTACGGTTCGAGGACGTCTCCTTCCGCTACCCGGGCACTGACCGCACCGTGCTCGATCGCTTGGACCTCGAGATCGCACCCGGTGAACTCCTCGCGATCGTCGGAATGAACGGCGCCGGAAAGTCCACCCTCATCAAACTGCTGGCCGGCCTCTACACCCCCACCTCCGGACGGATCACGGCGGGCGGAACGGACCTGGCCGATCTCGGGCCAGAGACATGGCGGCGCCATGTCTCCATGGTCTTCCAGGACTTCGTCCGCTACGAACTCAGCGCGGCGGAGAACGTCGTCCTCGGCCGGGCCGACCGGCCTCGCGACGAGCAAGCACTGGCCAGGGCCGCGGCCGACGCCGGTCTCAGCCCTGTGTTGCAGCGGCTGCCCGCAGGCTGGGACACGCCGCTGGCGCGTAGCCGGACCGGCGGCGTCGACCTGTCCGGCGGGCAGTGGCAGCAGATCGTCCTTGCCCGCGCCCTGTACGCCGTGCACAGCGGGGCCGGCCTTCTCGTGCTGGACGAGCCGACCGCCCATCTCGACGTCCGCACCGAGTTCGACGTGTTCGCGCGACTGGCACGGCGCAGGGGAGACACAGGCGTGGTCCTGATCTCGCACCGCCTGTCCACCGTCCGCCAGGCGGACCGCATCGTGCTCCTCGACGGCGGCCGCATCACCGAGCAGGGCACCCATGACGAGCTGATGGCGCTCGGCGGAACGTACGCGGAGATGTTCCACATCCAGGCCGAACGGTTCCGGCGGGGCTACGACGACCGGCTCGACGGCCCGCCGGACGATCGTCCCGGGACGGCAACCACCCAAGGAGAATCGGCATGA
- a CDS encoding acyl carrier protein, with protein sequence MSIGTEQNTAVGFTRDGSGIEMLLGYPLDQDNPLGFDPEHKLSDLGMDSIHALSLCGEVEERYGLEAESTLAWDHPTIEALTRYLAAELAAG encoded by the coding sequence ATGAGTATCGGCACCGAGCAGAACACGGCGGTTGGCTTCACACGGGACGGCAGCGGCATCGAGATGCTCCTCGGTTACCCTCTGGACCAGGACAACCCGCTCGGCTTCGATCCGGAGCACAAGCTCAGCGACCTCGGCATGGACTCGATCCACGCCCTGTCCCTGTGCGGCGAGGTCGAGGAGCGCTACGGACTGGAAGCGGAGTCCACGCTGGCCTGGGACCACCCCACCATCGAGGCGCTCACCCGCTACCTCGCCGCCGAGCTGGCCGCAGGCTGA
- a CDS encoding class I SAM-dependent methyltransferase, with translation MEERYLVRWFDMIRGFSKEIWDHVQHGDESISELSSSVPELAHLMHLVETYEVQSVIEVGFNIGFSSHAFLSASDSVQVVSFDHPKNLASPIAKQFIDQRFPGRHRLIVEDSRTALPKYLAEHGESLFDMAFVDGGHEYDVVKPDLGNCQLLCRPGSLVVVDDLTPWVPWGVGPTRAWSEALDAGDVMQEEIYRDGVLADRVEGPADRVWVQGRFK, from the coding sequence ATGGAAGAGCGTTATCTAGTGCGCTGGTTCGATATGATCCGTGGCTTCTCCAAGGAGATTTGGGATCACGTGCAACACGGTGATGAATCTATTTCCGAACTGTCGTCGAGTGTTCCTGAGTTGGCGCACCTCATGCACTTGGTCGAAACGTACGAGGTGCAGTCCGTAATAGAGGTCGGCTTCAACATCGGTTTCTCGAGTCATGCGTTCCTTAGTGCGTCCGACAGTGTCCAGGTGGTGTCGTTCGACCATCCCAAAAACCTGGCGTCGCCTATCGCCAAGCAGTTCATCGATCAGAGGTTCCCCGGCCGTCACCGACTGATTGTGGAGGACTCCCGTACGGCTCTTCCCAAGTACCTCGCGGAGCACGGGGAGTCGCTCTTCGATATGGCTTTCGTTGACGGCGGCCACGAATACGACGTGGTGAAGCCCGACCTCGGGAACTGCCAACTTCTGTGCCGGCCGGGGAGCCTGGTCGTGGTCGACGACCTCACCCCGTGGGTTCCCTGGGGTGTCGGCCCCACGCGTGCCTGGAGCGAGGCGCTGGACGCGGGGGACGTCATGCAGGAGGAGATCTACCGGGACGGCGTCTTGGCTGACCGTGTTGAAGGCCCCGCGGACCGCGTCTGGGTTCAGGGGCGCTTCAAGTAG
- a CDS encoding S66 peptidase family protein, protein MTGSALPQLLRPRALKPGDLVVIASLSGPLHAAYEPDLEQAVVVLERMGFRVRRAPLLEAGRHHWWSASRPAEIAEEFNGLLRDPEVRAIIAHDGGQTVLGYLDLIDVEAITADPKPILGYSDISLLHLVLYARTGLVGFHADVATTGLGRHWQAAPAARRAELEKLYSTLLTGGEAIGALPATPAWECWRAGRTEGQLIGGLLNRIVLAQATRFALPLERFDGAVLFWEEAGSQASHVWSYLQVLRHSGILDRISGMVVGVPHATGGLDSPDTSPTLPELILDVLGDRDIPVLGNVEFGHAGPNLPMPVGIRIGLDAQQRTLSLLEPTVRPLMARGPVG, encoded by the coding sequence GTGACCGGTTCTGCACTGCCTCAACTGCTCCGCCCTCGCGCCCTGAAGCCCGGAGATCTCGTCGTTATCGCATCGCTGTCCGGGCCGCTCCACGCTGCTTACGAGCCTGACCTCGAGCAGGCGGTGGTCGTGCTCGAGCGGATGGGATTCCGCGTGCGTCGGGCACCGCTCCTCGAAGCAGGGCGGCACCACTGGTGGAGCGCGAGTCGGCCGGCGGAGATCGCCGAGGAGTTCAATGGACTACTGCGTGATCCTGAGGTGCGCGCGATCATCGCGCATGACGGCGGCCAGACGGTGCTCGGCTACCTCGACCTGATCGACGTCGAGGCGATCACGGCCGACCCCAAGCCGATCCTCGGCTACAGCGACATCTCACTGCTGCATCTGGTGCTCTACGCGCGCACAGGTCTCGTCGGATTCCACGCCGACGTGGCCACCACCGGACTCGGCAGGCACTGGCAGGCCGCGCCAGCAGCACGCAGAGCGGAACTTGAAAAGCTCTACTCGACGCTGCTGACCGGCGGCGAGGCGATCGGTGCGCTGCCAGCCACCCCGGCGTGGGAGTGCTGGCGTGCCGGTCGCACCGAAGGCCAGCTGATCGGCGGGCTGCTCAACCGCATCGTGCTGGCGCAGGCAACACGTTTCGCGCTGCCGCTCGAACGGTTCGACGGCGCGGTGCTCTTCTGGGAGGAGGCGGGCAGCCAGGCATCGCATGTGTGGAGCTATCTGCAGGTACTGCGGCACTCCGGCATCCTCGACCGCATCTCCGGCATGGTCGTGGGCGTCCCGCACGCGACCGGCGGACTCGACTCGCCCGACACGTCCCCGACCCTACCCGAGCTGATTCTCGACGTCCTCGGCGACCGCGACATCCCCGTCCTGGGCAACGTCGAGTTCGGACATGCCGGCCCGAATCTGCCGATGCCGGTCGGCATCCGCATCGGCCTCGATGCACAGCAGCGGACACTGTCGCTGCTCGAACCGACGGTACGGCCTCTCATGGCGAGGGGACCGGTCGGCTGA
- a CDS encoding transposase family protein, which produces MLVHPSGIDLSSRALQHLSGLLAGHRRRIGSRWRRLTCGQQALLVLAHLRCGDTYARLAAEFRIGIATAYRYIREAVDLLAALAPTLEQAMPTVRKRAYVILDGTVLPIDRIAADRPYYSGKKKHHGMNVQVLADPADRLIWVSDALSGAMHDLTAARTQGIPDALAINDIKCWAGKAYQGTGPAVRVPFRGKNLRGWRRRHNRDHAKIRSLGERAMATLKCWRLLRKLRCSTTRITAVVRAVVALELAT; this is translated from the coding sequence GTGCTTGTCCACCCGTCCGGTATCGATCTGTCCAGCCGCGCCCTGCAGCACCTCTCCGGTCTCCTCGCAGGTCACCGCCGTCGGATCGGCTCGCGGTGGCGTCGCCTGACCTGTGGCCAGCAAGCCCTGCTCGTCCTGGCCCACCTTCGCTGCGGTGACACCTACGCCCGCCTCGCAGCAGAATTCCGCATAGGGATCGCCACGGCCTACCGCTACATACGCGAGGCCGTCGACCTCCTGGCCGCCCTCGCGCCCACGCTGGAGCAGGCCATGCCGACCGTGCGGAAGAGGGCGTATGTGATCCTGGACGGCACCGTGCTGCCGATCGACCGCATCGCCGCCGACCGCCCGTACTACTCGGGGAAGAAGAAGCACCACGGGATGAATGTGCAGGTCCTCGCGGATCCCGCCGACCGTCTGATCTGGGTCTCGGACGCGCTATCCGGAGCCATGCACGATCTGACCGCGGCCCGGACCCAAGGCATCCCCGACGCTCTCGCCATCAATGACATCAAGTGCTGGGCGGGCAAGGCGTATCAGGGCACAGGTCCTGCGGTCCGTGTCCCGTTCCGGGGCAAGAATCTGCGCGGCTGGCGTCGGCGTCACAACCGCGATCACGCCAAGATCCGCAGCCTCGGCGAACGCGCCATGGCCACCCTCAAATGCTGGCGGCTCCTGCGGAAGCTCCGCTGCAGCACCACCCGGATCACCGCCGTCGTCCGAGCCGTCGTCGCCCTCGAACTCGCCACCTGA
- a CDS encoding helix-turn-helix transcriptional regulator yields the protein MRRTTARAEEAASGAGARCPLMSAEELADFLGVPLNTVYIWNHRHQGPRAHKVGRYLRYRWSEVEAWLEAQAVNRAT from the coding sequence ATGCGTCGAACCACTGCCCGCGCGGAAGAAGCCGCTAGTGGCGCGGGGGCCCGTTGTCCCTTGATGAGCGCGGAGGAGCTGGCCGACTTCCTGGGCGTACCTCTGAATACGGTCTACATATGGAATCACCGACACCAGGGTCCGCGAGCCCACAAGGTCGGGCGCTATTTGCGCTACCGCTGGTCGGAGGTAGAGGCATGGCTGGAAGCTCAAGCAGTGAATCGCGCGACCTGA
- a CDS encoding tyrosine-type recombinase/integrase: MPYDRWHKSRPKNGESTCKEHGKVPTRDHGTGKRWQARWRNREDVQQTELFRTEVEARRHETKMRSGVDDGSYINPRAGEVRVGELALTWLKGHEHKNPRTYRRHKERILLHVVPTTVGKMRVKDVNASSLLDWLHDRRRLLESSTLRLVFDNLRGVFDLAVDDSLIHKNPCLAKSVQDAKPKRGGGGRAELTLTWEDTEKIRAELPDRYKALVDCGRGLGLRQGEIFGLSPEDIDWAHPDGAIVHVQRQVVHDGSFLVYALPKGGDDEDSKDRWVELTDDVAIPLREHMQKYPPVEVTRPWGSKGGNPVTVRLIFYTREKTAIQSNWFNSYRWKPALASAGLIKPLEPDAKGRRWEKSRDVMMHALRHLYASMMINGGVDVYTLADRLGHADPAFTLRKYVHRVVGAGSKVRIAVRSAYTRAA, from the coding sequence ATGCCGTACGACCGCTGGCACAAGTCGCGCCCGAAAAACGGGGAGTCGACCTGCAAGGAACACGGCAAAGTCCCGACGCGGGATCACGGGACGGGGAAGCGGTGGCAGGCCCGATGGCGCAACCGGGAAGATGTCCAGCAGACGGAGCTGTTCCGCACCGAGGTCGAAGCCCGCAGGCACGAGACCAAGATGCGGTCCGGAGTGGACGACGGCTCGTACATCAACCCTCGCGCCGGCGAGGTCAGGGTCGGTGAACTCGCCCTTACGTGGCTCAAGGGGCACGAACACAAGAATCCACGGACTTACCGACGCCACAAGGAGCGAATTCTCCTGCACGTCGTTCCTACCACAGTTGGGAAGATGCGCGTAAAGGACGTGAACGCCTCGTCTTTGCTGGACTGGCTGCACGACCGTCGCAGGCTGCTCGAAAGTTCCACGCTGCGCCTGGTCTTCGACAATCTTCGGGGTGTCTTTGACCTGGCCGTGGACGACAGCCTGATACACAAAAATCCGTGCCTCGCCAAATCGGTGCAGGATGCCAAGCCGAAGCGAGGAGGAGGCGGCCGGGCAGAGCTGACCCTGACATGGGAGGACACCGAGAAGATCCGTGCCGAACTTCCCGACCGCTACAAAGCACTCGTCGACTGTGGTCGCGGCCTGGGTCTTCGGCAAGGAGAGATATTCGGCCTGTCACCAGAAGACATCGACTGGGCACATCCGGACGGCGCCATCGTGCACGTGCAACGGCAAGTAGTCCACGACGGCTCGTTCCTCGTATACGCCCTCCCCAAGGGCGGAGACGACGAGGACTCGAAGGACCGGTGGGTCGAGCTGACCGACGACGTGGCCATCCCCCTGCGCGAGCACATGCAGAAGTACCCGCCGGTCGAGGTGACTCGACCGTGGGGCAGCAAAGGCGGCAACCCGGTCACGGTGCGGCTGATCTTCTATACCCGGGAGAAGACCGCCATTCAGTCGAACTGGTTCAACTCCTACCGCTGGAAGCCCGCCCTGGCGTCGGCCGGCCTCATCAAGCCCCTTGAGCCCGACGCGAAGGGACGACGCTGGGAGAAGTCCCGCGACGTGATGATGCACGCGCTCCGACACCTGTACGCGTCGATGATGATCAACGGCGGGGTAGACGTGTACACGCTCGCGGACCGCCTCGGCCACGCCGATCCCGCGTTTACCCTGCGTAAATACGTGCACCGGGTCGTGGGAGCCGGTTCCAAGGTCCGCATCGCGGTCCGGAGCGCCTACACCAGGGCCGCGTGA